CTCTTCATATGCATCAGGGAAGTAGTCTTCTCTGTCTAGGATCTCCTGGTATTTATCGGAGTATTCTGTGGTGGGGGGAAtgaatagtaataaataatacagtcattttcataattaaaataaataaagtcatgtTATGGTAATGAGAATAAATAacgttaaaaatacattaaagtgtacttaattatatgaaaataataaaacatgcttgTTTTCTATCCAACTGTCTTTGGATTTTGAATCCAGTCAtggttttgatttaataaaacacaagtgAGTGGGTCACAGCAGACTCACCAGGATCCGCTGCTGTGAAAGGCGTCCCATCTGCTGTGTAGAAGGTTGGTTCATTCTGAGGAGCAACACCATGACAGAAACGCATTAAAAGAGGCTACAAAACTATCACACGGTCAGAGGTACTCCAGAGCTTTCACTGAATTTCATTTCTTTGACATTGCTCACCATAAAGTAGTTGGGGTCGTTGTCAGGCGTAGCGTCACTGGACACAGCAGCTGTCTGAACGCGACCCCAGTTACTGGACCGTAGCTCCACCAGCTTCAACAGCATCTGCTTGACATCTCTACAAAGgcacacatacagtaaacattaataaaccCGGATACAGTGCATATATCAATAACGCAACTGTGCAGCTCAACAATCTAAGAGCTGTACACACTGACAGTGACATTCAGCAACAAAGCTATGATTTCCAGTGTCAtgagcaaaaacaaatacaatgcaACTCAGCTTTATGCAAAAGTacaataataaacagcaaaagTGCAAACACCGCTCAATAGCACATTATAGATATAAGTGTATTTTGGTATCACTAATAATCGATAATTATCGAGATATAATTTTCCTCGGTAAAACGATATGAAGAGTTCGAAAAATGTTCTATGTAATATGAATGAAACGGCACGACTCATTTGAACGAGAAACTAAGAAAACTACGAATTTTCTTTTTAGATATTGTTAAGGTAATGGTCAGGGTTCCTCAACCTTCATTTTGGAGCAAAAacatggctttaaaaaaaaaaaaaaaaaaaaaaaaagatttgacatttattgTGATAATTATCGATATCgaatgatttgaaaaaaatttgtgtgatttttttggCCATATAGCCCAACACTAACTAAAATACTTcggttttttaatatatattttgtttaaatattcatttaacattttagccATTCTCtctttgttgtgttttgcaacaattttcttttgttgtgCCGTTTTCGATCGTTTTAGTTATGTATAATGATTTACTTGTTGAACCGTTGCCTGACTCACTCACCGGCTGCATTTGGCATCCAGTACAACGTCTTCAATCTTCTTGATTACCTCATCCATGTCTGACTGGCCTCTCTCCTTCCATGTGTCTTCCAGAATGGAACCACTCAGCTTGTCAAATCAGTACAGTAAAACAACGCTAGTCAACACGGACAGTATAGCACTGCATTATATTAATTAGTCTTTCCATTTCACTTCTTTAAGTTGCCTGGCGATTTCAAAGTCTTTGTTTGTGTCAGGATTACTGTCACTAATGATCTTATGTTGAGTCCTAAGGTCACTTGGTAACTCCTACGAGCTTGCGCTgacatttgctttgaaacagTACCATTTAGTGCATTTGCTGTTTGTAAGATCAGGAATATACGTCAAACCTTAAGTAATTTGACTGCACACATCAGGTTGGGGTCATCTGGGTGAGAGAATAAAGCGTTCAAAAGATCCCTTAGCGCTCCCAGTAAAACAATAGCTCGCCCAGGTGTGTCCTTTCCGCTTTTTATCTGAAAGTTAATTGAAAGAATGAAGAATTGTAGTAGCTAAATATACAGCTGACTTTTGAATTCAAGCAGATACGCGTGGTAGGATTTATACACTTGTTTATGCAAAGGAATGGATATATAAACGGTAGCAATTGGTTTAGACTTATGCATTACATAATTTGCTCGGAAGTAGCGGGTCAAGCTCTGCCGTTGGGTTTATTTTGTAATCTTGATTGGAATCGTgatctgttcatttaaatgattctgAAATAGAAGAatttaactaactaaataaatttaagacattttgaCTTCGCAAGTCCTAAATTgacttatttgaaaataaatagacttagactataaatatataataaataaaataaaaaaatagtaattagataataaaataataataataaaataataattagataaaaaagataataaaagcaaaattacaaactaaaaaattaactaaaattaaaactataactaagactaaaataacactgtacaTTGTTTAGTTCATCAGAcagctgtaaaaaataaataaatgagtacaAAATTAGATGGGTATAAATACTGATTCATATTGGTCAATAGACCGTATTCCAGAGAGCAGTgtaatcaatcatttattatatttagtgttaaTGAGTGAAAAGCACTGGTAGTGAACTGACCTCCAGGTTAAGATAAAGCTCCCCCAGAAACAGCACATAAGAGTGAAACCTTTTCTGGGTGTCTGGTTCTCCTCTTACTGCCTGCTCCCTCTGCTCATACTCGGTTCGACACCTACACAAGCACACAGAACGGGAGTTAAAGGATAAATGAAACTTAGCAAAAACGAGACTAAATGAAACCGAAAGTAAAGGCTAGGAGAGAAAAGGGAAGAGGCTGTTGACTTTAATAACCAAGCCACTTTTATGAaacatatagaaatattaagcattacATTGCTAAAATTTGAAATGTACCTCTTCAGCAGAAGCTGTCTGAAGTTACCGCTGACTGGACTGAGACGGATGTGATGAGACAGATGGTTACAGAGTCGTGCCCCTGTGTAGGCGAAGTTAGGGATAGACGTGGACTGTGGAATACAAATGTGGGATTTCAAAGTGTTCATCTTAATAATAACTGCTAAATTAATtctgtttgattagggttgtgCAGTGCACACATTAAAACCAGTATTGTAgcaatatttagcaaatttcaGTTCTGccttttcaaaaatgaatacaGCATGGACACATGATTTGAAAATTAACCATTAATAACcaatttgggttttttttttatataataatacccAAGGTGTTGCAGAGGATGAGcatgcaaaacacattttataatgaaaatgtaagattgtttattattattcatttatatttcagattATTCACATATGTGTGCATCCACTTAAGGAATAAATAGAGTAATATGTAtagataatattataaaaaaaacaataaatatggaCATGTAATATGGAACGtacattgttaatttattaaagacctataaataaatatatgatcaGATCGATATAAAATATTGACTTGTATTTATGgagtaaattatgcatttatattgcttATTATGTATTCCACAAAATTGAATAGTAACTGCAGTAATAAGAATCAAGTGTAAATCAGTCTAaatcaaaaatgataaataattgcacaacataaaagaacattataacatttaccttctgcaattaattattaaaaaatattttttatagtgaGATTTAGGGGTATAGTTCATTCAGAAGCcaaaattctgccattatttactcattctcatgtcattttaaagttcTGTTTAACACGTTAAAAAAGTTCTCATTGTGTTTTGACAGGTTCCCACACAGATTCACGATTAGAGTCCTCAGAAACACACCTGTACATAAATGAGCTCTACCAGCTCCTGCAGAATCTCCTCCGTAGTGACGTAGCTGTTCAGCGTATCTGTGATGTAATCGATTTCTGACTCGAAGGACCCCGGAGATGAGTTCAGATGGCTTACAAAATCCTGAACAAAATCAGCCAGTGAGGGTTCGGCATAGTATCCTTCAGATCCATCGGAATATACATCATCctaagagcaaaaaaaaaagaaaagaaatgagaatATTAGACACTAATGCCACAGTAAATTCACAATTAAAGTGTCAAAACATGGACCCACCTGGAATGATGCATAATAGCCCGGGACAAACTCAGGCGCAGCGGCAGACAGTTTGGAGTTTTTCACAAGTGCATCTGTGCCACTGCTGCTATTGTGCCCCGAAGGAAGGGGAGATCTGCTCTCTGGAAGATTAAAAGATGAAGATTGCCATTAAAGTTGTCTGTAGTCACAATGCACACCGATTCCTCTTTTGTGTTATTTCACAGTTTTGATGACTTTACTAGTATTCTAAAATGTCAGAAAGAGTAACAACGAAGAAAAAGCAGGTTTGTCCTTAAGGCGACTTCTCCGAAACTTCGGCCAGATGTCTTAATCAACTAACTGCTGGTGACCACTAAACCACTCATCGATCTACTAATTCGTGCATTTGTCCATCCATCCGATTaatttatctatccatccatttctGCATCCATACATTC
This genomic interval from Puntigrus tetrazona isolate hp1 chromosome 5, ASM1883169v1, whole genome shotgun sequence contains the following:
- the paip1 gene encoding polyadenylate-binding protein-interacting protein 1, giving the protein MYNNNNSGSTPSSSSSSEAGDIRSSVFNPGEPLRQPRTSPPVSDSSAESRSPLPSGHNSSSGTDALVKNSKLSAAAPEFVPGYYASFQDDVYSDGSEGYYAEPSLADFVQDFVSHLNSSPGSFESEIDYITDTLNSYVTTEEILQELVELIYVQSTSIPNFAYTGARLCNHLSHHIRLSPVSGNFRQLLLKRCRTEYEQREQAVRGEPDTQKRFHSYVLFLGELYLNLEIKSGKDTPGRAIVLLGALRDLLNALFSHPDDPNLMCAVKLLKLSGSILEDTWKERGQSDMDEVIKKIEDVVLDAKCSRDVKQMLLKLVELRSSNWGRVQTAAVSSDATPDNDPNYFMNEPTFYTADGTPFTAADPEYSDKYQEILDREDYFPDAYEENGNDSFCGDEDEMDPEIEEAFERFCMESDARRKK